A stretch of Anoplolepis gracilipes chromosome 12, ASM4749672v1, whole genome shotgun sequence DNA encodes these proteins:
- the LOC140671814 gene encoding uncharacterized protein isoform X5, producing the protein MAEVATKKSINVVSSKKSEVCGVQSNNGLIDLDDLTASNNKLISLCDDDDDDDLVLTNNTRNELDNEDKSLQELIDSELALRICSSKSDDDITEELEEEQPVVSQPETIKRIVLDRRQDPFDVNTEFIAVESEYYSLIEEPHQNGHVSPNVNTEVIKPEPIYLQEEFVEQPEVVQKTCDDDRPLNRDEPVDSKEHQASTKDDVVPAIDVPDSSNITNDLIDMSISQPFATCPENKQEELMEKMPDDATLCHTEVSQENITADVAQDTSTGQQFSDNFDETLHQQNQSSSKQKNPFTNEDSSMNEHIEKLENSFEHVEEKISTLISQDKQSPSEIIEEEADLNLSKKHEEEDPRCIQEQFGSFDDDIASQSEMLTETSSTQEFLATERRVLSEEANQETPQIVTSSEITGGSPVTSGSILESDSVPEYSRDIAEDAQNPVDESSSELSASDSTFIEKTEVVVSDTNVTIFSETKRDVERVDENLDSWTTVEEATKPAGVEEERSDDVNEATRDDNEGKADDSLVPPTSPRAPLATPDETETSDVSNACDSESREETVTASSTLVTSSKVGTKTKKKKIEGVAGNDATSPNLTPRTKKTKKSKKSDLEKENISVTQNYVSETSRSDQEKLCRERIATGVSIKQLCRSFGDISNMSDGDQAAFGKTSHAGEAEEKARSMGDLRVCEQGYSKFTKDASVFTGVSVKALRASYCSLASLTSEGKDKDRACEKPKFEKSSFNKFDALSKKTVLHVRSVDAGKVQQQLNAVGQGGDANTNCRSCGKVVFQMEQTKAEGLVWHKNCFRCVQCGKQLNVDNYESHESTLYCKPHFKELFQPKPVEESEQPVRPRKPELIIRENEPKELPPDVVRASDKPDLGLEELSSLNVKSRFQVFEKASTENVNEIERSPSQIAVKRSPSILSKLAKFQAKGMDIGVADESLNGIPYEQSSESEDDVETEETEDVETEIVKAKRTTRERPISFSKMDDIKNRWESTSQQGRREIQREARKEEIAGIRSRLFMGKQGKMKEMYQQAVAGNDRVTKINAAEEIQHSSTHARSIKERFERGEPIAASDEEIDSKPKPEKADEEVIAAGISRKSRSLFLELDASAAKTGRPVTPVQPKTPTEIPRRARDAFMGRQVSDDVVRSSDATEEIHVETSEISNKFKFFETYKEPEKQRKQFRITPPRDGQVKMNSPDREIYRDPDVVRADDRVDEVVHTDTARKMLSIFRQMEENACKEELPEGPKPLKRFTPPPEDKFAKATASDSEEEEDEENEESDGDESTEEKDPNYVRASDKVEDEFLKQAQNAARAKTLRAKFEHWEETDGKVGSHHIAEIEMAQGTGEQSSIESASSLRARFESLGSQNNESPRAPKVKVNRFVEIQTTCTDVCESCQKKVYPLEKVETNNKIFHKQCFRCLQCNCILRMDSFTLNNGKLYCIPHFKQLFITRGNYDEGFGVDPHKNKWATNSNSSTSPSPIAVSNGDL; encoded by the exons ATGGCGGAGGTGGCGACAAAGAAATCAATCAATGTCGTAAGTAGTAAGAAGAGCGAGGTGTGCGGTGTTCAATCTAACAACGGTTTGATTGATTTGGATGATTTAACCGCGAGTAACAACAAACTAATCTCGTTgtgcgacgacgacgacgatgacgatctCGTGCTCACAAATAATACGCGTAACGAGCTCGATAACGAGGACAAGAGCCTGCAGGAGTTGATAGACAGCGAACTAGCTTTAAGGATTTGCTCGAGCAAGAGCGACGACGACATCACTGAAGAGCTAGAAGAGGAGCAACCCGTCGTCTCTCAACCGGAGACGATCAAGAGGATTGTCCTGGACCGTCGACAGGATCCTTTCGATGTCAACACGGAGTTTATAGCGGTCGAGAGTGAATATTATTCTCTGATCGAGGAACCCCATCAAAATGGTCACGTATCCCCGAACGTCAATACTGAGGTCATAAAACCGGAACCGATATATCTTCAAGAGGAGTTCGTCGAGCAGCCGGAAGTCGTCCAGAAAACGTGCGACGATGATCGGCCATTGAATCGAGACGAACCCGTCGACAGCAAAGAGCATCAGGCATCAACCAAGGATGACGTCGTGCCTGCCATAGACGTCCCGGATTCTAGTAACATCACGAATGATCTCATTGACATGTCGATCTCCCAACCTTTTGCAACTTGTCCTGAAAATAAGCAGGAAGAACTGATGGAAAAGATGCCGGACGACGCGACTCTGTGTCATACGGAAGTTAGCCAAGAAAATATTACTGCAGACGTCGCTCAGGACACGTCGACCGGCCAACAGTTCTCCGACAACTTTGACGAAACACTTCACCAGCAAAATCAAAGTTCCAGTAAGCAGAAGAATCCTTTCACGAATGAAGACTCTTCCATGAATGAACATATCGAGAAGCTTGAAAATTCTTTCGAACATGTTGAGGAAAAGATTTCAACTCTGATTTCCCAAGACAAACAGTCGCCTTCCGAAATCATTGAAGAAGAGGCAGATTTGAATTTAAGCAAGAAGCATGAAGAAGAAGATCCTCGTTGCATTCAGGAGCAATTTGGAAGTTTCGATGACGATATCGCCAGCCAGTCTGAAATGCTCACGGAAACGTCTAGTACGCAAGAGTTTCTCGCTACAGAACGACGCGTATTGAGCGAGGAGGCCAATCAAGAGACACCTCAGATTGTAACATCGTCAGAAATCACTGGTGGTTCACCAGTAACGTCGGGATCGATCCTCGAGAGCGATTCTGTCCCAGAGTATTCCAGGGATATCGCGGAGGACGCCCAGAATCCGGTGGACGAATCCTCGAGCGAGTTATCGGCGTCGGATTCGACGTTCATCGAAAAGACCGAGGTCGTGGTGTCGGATACGAACGTGACGATCTTCTCGGAAACGAAGCGAGACGTCGAGCGTGTCGACGAGAATTTGGACTCGTGGACCACGGTCGAGGAGGCTACGAAACCAGCTGGCGTCGAGGAGGAACGCAGCGATGACGTTAACGAGGCGACGAGAGACGATAACGAGGGGAAAGCGGACGATTCGTTAGTACCCCCCACGTCCCCCCGCGCACCCCTGGCCACCCCGGACGAGACAGAGACGAGCGATGTTTCTAACGCCTGCGAT AGCGAGAGCCGCGAGGAAACGGTGACCGCCAGTTCTACCTTGGTGACCTCCTCGAAGGTTGGGACGaaaacgaagaagaagaagatcgAGGGCGTCGCAGGTAACGATGCCACCTCGCCGAACCTTACGCCGCGTACAAAGAAAACCAAGAAGAGCAAGAAGAGCGATCTCGAGAAGGAGAACATCTCCGTG ACACAAAACTATGTCTCGGAGACGAGTCGTAGCGATCAGGAGAAGTTGTGTAGGGAACGGATCGCGACCGGCGTGTCCATCAAGCAATTA TGTCGCAGCTTTGGCGACATCTCGAACATGAGCGACGGCGATCAGGCGGCTTTCGGGAAAACGAGCCACGCGGGGGAGGCCGAAGAG AAAGCGAGGTCGATGGGTGATCTGAGAGTATGCGAGCAGGGTTACTCAAAATTCACCAAAGACGCGTCCGTCTTCACCGGGGTGTCGGTCAAGGCCCTC AGGGCTTCCTACTGTAGTTTGGCAAGCTTAACGAGCGAGGGTAAGGACAAGGATCGTGCATGCGAGAAGCCGAAATTCGAG aaatcAAGCTTTAATAAATTCGATGCTCTCAGTAAGAAGACAGTTCTGCACGTACGTTCGGTCGATGCAGGAAAAGTGCAACAGCAGCTAAATGCC GTGGGTCAGGGCGGCGATGCGAATACGAATTGTCGCAGCTGCGGCAAGGTCGTCTTCCAAATGGAACAGACAAAGGCCGAGGGTCTGGTATGGCACAAGAATTGCTTCCGGTGCGTGCAATGCGGCAAGCAGCTCAACGTGGACAATTACGAGAGCCACGAGAGCACGCTCTACTGTAAACCCCACTTCAAGGAGCTCTTCCAACCGAAACCGGTCGAGGAGTCCGAACAACCCG TGCGACCTCGAAAGCCGGAGCTGATCATACGGGAGAACGAGCCGAAAGAGTTGCCACCCGATGTGGTCAGAG CTTCCGACAAACCCGACCTAGGACTCGAGGAGCTCTCAAGCTTAAACGTCAAGTCGCGCTTCCAAGTCTTCGAGAAAGCTAGCACAGAGAACGTCAATGAAATTGAGAGATCGCCGTCGCAGATCGCCGTCAAGAGATCGCCCAGCATCCTCAGTAAACTGGCCAA ATTCCAGGCGAAAGGCATGGATATTGGCGTGGCGGATGAATCTCTCAATGGCATACCCTACGAGCAGTCGAGCGAAAGTGAAGACGACGTGGAAACGGAGGAGACCGAAG ACGTGGAGACCGAGATTGTGAAGGCAAAACGCACCACGCGTGAACGACCGATCAGTTTCTCAAAGATGGACGACATCAAGAATCGCTGGGAATCCACCAGTCAACAGGGGAGGCGCGAGATTCAGCGCGAGGCTAGGAAGGAAGAAATTGCAGGAATCCGCTCGCGATTGTTCATG GGTAAACAGGGTAAGATGAAGGAAATGTATCAGCAGGCAGTAGCCGGAAACGACCGCGTCACGAAGATAAATGCGGCAGAGGAGATCCAGCACTCGTCTACCCACGCTCGTTCCATTAAAGAGAGATTCGAACGGGGCGAGCCAATCGCAGCTTCGGACGAGGAAATCGACAGTAAACCGAAACCGGAGAAAGCCGACGAGGAGGTGATCGCAGCAG GTATTAGCAGAAAGTCGCGATCGCTTTTTTTGGAATTGGACGCTTCTGCAGCGAAAACAGGACGTCCAGTAACGCCAGTGCAACCGAAAACACCAACCGAAATCCCACGACGTGCACGGGAT GCGTTCATGGGTCGTCAAGTCTCAGACGATGTGGTACGCAGCTCAGATGCGACCGAGGAGATTCACGTAGAAACGTCGGAAATTTCGAACAAGTTCAAATTCTTCGAGACCTACAAGGAACCGGAGAAACAGCGAAAGCAGTTTCGAATCACACCTCCTCGCGACGGTCAAGTCAAG ATGAATTCACCGGATCGCGAGATATACCGCGATCCCGACGTCGTCAGAGCCGACGACAGGGTGGACGAGGTAGTCCACACGGACACAGCGAGGAAGATGCTGTCTATCTTCCGACAAATGGAGGAAAACGCGTGTAAGGAGGAACTGCCGGAGGGTCCAAAACCTCTGAAACGTTTCACACCACCTCCCGAGGACAAATTTGCCAAGGCGACAGCATCGGACtcggaggaagaagaggacgaAGAAAACGAGGAATCCGATGGCGACGAGAGCACCGAGGAGAAAGATCCCAACTACGTCCGTGCTTCAGACAAG GTGGAGGACGAGTTCTTGAAACAGGCGCAAAATGCGGCGCGCGCCAAAACGCTCCGTGCTAAGTTCGAGCATTGGGAGGAGACCGACGGCAAGGTCGGCAGTCACCATATCGCCGAAATCGAAATGGCCCAGGGCACGGGCGAACAGTCCAGCATAGAGTCTGCGAGCAGTCTGAGAGCTCGTTTCGAGTCTCTCGGCTCGCAGAACAACGAATCTCCACGCGCACCGAAGGTCAAAGTTAATCGATTTGTG
- the LOC140671814 gene encoding uncharacterized protein isoform X3, translating into MAEVATKKSINVVSSKKSEVCGVQSNNGLIDLDDLTASNNKLISLCDDDDDDDLVLTNNTRNELDNEDKSLQELIDSELALRICSSKSDDDITEELEEEQPVVSQPETIKRIVLDRRQDPFDVNTEFIAVESEYYSLIEEPHQNGHVSPNVNTEVIKPEPIYLQEEFVEQPEVVQKTCDDDRPLNRDEPVDSKEHQASTKDDVVPAIDVPDSSNITNDLIDMSISQPFATCPENKQEELMEKMPDDATLCHTEVSQENITADVAQDTSTGQQFSDNFDETLHQQNQSSSKQKNPFTNEDSSMNEHIEKLENSFEHVEEKISTLISQDKQSPSEIIEEEADLNLSKKHEEEDPRCIQEQFGSFDDDIASQSEMLTETSSTQEFLATERRVLSEEANQETPQIVTSSEITGGSPVTSGSILESDSVPEYSRDIAEDAQNPVDESSSELSASDSTFIEKTEVVVSDTNVTIFSETKRDVERVDENLDSWTTVEEATKPAGVEEERSDDVNEATRDDNEGKADDSLVPPTSPRAPLATPDETETSDVSNACDSESREETVTASSTLVTSSKVGTKTKKKKIEGVAGNDATSPNLTPRTKKTKKSKKSDLEKENISVNCSLRDASMHTGARRSHSEMIDFSDEDDLSNVNVKSLCRSFGDISNMSDGDQAAFGKTSHAGEAEEKARSMGDLRVCEQGYSKFTKDASVFTGVSVKALRASYCSLASLTSEGKDKDRACEKPKFEKSSFNKFDALSKKTVLHVRSVDAGKVQQQLNAVGQGGDANTNCRSCGKVVFQMEQTKAEGLVWHKNCFRCVQCGKQLNVDNYESHESTLYCKPHFKELFQPKPVEESEQPVRPRKPELIIRENEPKELPPDVVRASDKPDLGLEELSSLNVKSRFQVFEKASTENVNEIERSPSQIAVKRSPSILSKLAKFQAKGMDIGVADESLNGIPYEQSSESEDDVETEETEDVETEIVKAKRTTRERPISFSKMDDIKNRWESTSQQGRREIQREARKEEIAGIRSRLFMGKQGKMKEMYQQAVAGNDRVTKINAAEEIQHSSTHARSIKERFERGEPIAASDEEIDSKPKPEKADEEVIAAGISRKSRSLFLELDASAAKTGRPVTPVQPKTPTEIPRRARDAFMGRQVSDDVVRSSDATEEIHVETSEISNKFKFFETYKEPEKQRKQFRITPPRDGQVKMNSPDREIYRDPDVVRADDRVDEVVHTDTARKMLSIFRQMEENACKEELPEGPKPLKRFTPPPEDKFAKATASDSEEEEDEENEESDGDESTEEKDPNYVRASDKVEDEFLKQAQNAARAKTLRAKFEHWEETDGKVGSHHIAEIEMAQGTGEQSSIESASSLRARFESLGSQNNESPRAPKVKVNRFVEIQTTCTDVCESCQKKVYPLEKVETNNKIFHKQCFRCLQCNCILRMDSFTLNNGKLYCIPHFKQLFITRGNYDEGFGVDPHKNKWATNSNSSTSPSPIAVSNGDL; encoded by the exons ATGGCGGAGGTGGCGACAAAGAAATCAATCAATGTCGTAAGTAGTAAGAAGAGCGAGGTGTGCGGTGTTCAATCTAACAACGGTTTGATTGATTTGGATGATTTAACCGCGAGTAACAACAAACTAATCTCGTTgtgcgacgacgacgacgatgacgatctCGTGCTCACAAATAATACGCGTAACGAGCTCGATAACGAGGACAAGAGCCTGCAGGAGTTGATAGACAGCGAACTAGCTTTAAGGATTTGCTCGAGCAAGAGCGACGACGACATCACTGAAGAGCTAGAAGAGGAGCAACCCGTCGTCTCTCAACCGGAGACGATCAAGAGGATTGTCCTGGACCGTCGACAGGATCCTTTCGATGTCAACACGGAGTTTATAGCGGTCGAGAGTGAATATTATTCTCTGATCGAGGAACCCCATCAAAATGGTCACGTATCCCCGAACGTCAATACTGAGGTCATAAAACCGGAACCGATATATCTTCAAGAGGAGTTCGTCGAGCAGCCGGAAGTCGTCCAGAAAACGTGCGACGATGATCGGCCATTGAATCGAGACGAACCCGTCGACAGCAAAGAGCATCAGGCATCAACCAAGGATGACGTCGTGCCTGCCATAGACGTCCCGGATTCTAGTAACATCACGAATGATCTCATTGACATGTCGATCTCCCAACCTTTTGCAACTTGTCCTGAAAATAAGCAGGAAGAACTGATGGAAAAGATGCCGGACGACGCGACTCTGTGTCATACGGAAGTTAGCCAAGAAAATATTACTGCAGACGTCGCTCAGGACACGTCGACCGGCCAACAGTTCTCCGACAACTTTGACGAAACACTTCACCAGCAAAATCAAAGTTCCAGTAAGCAGAAGAATCCTTTCACGAATGAAGACTCTTCCATGAATGAACATATCGAGAAGCTTGAAAATTCTTTCGAACATGTTGAGGAAAAGATTTCAACTCTGATTTCCCAAGACAAACAGTCGCCTTCCGAAATCATTGAAGAAGAGGCAGATTTGAATTTAAGCAAGAAGCATGAAGAAGAAGATCCTCGTTGCATTCAGGAGCAATTTGGAAGTTTCGATGACGATATCGCCAGCCAGTCTGAAATGCTCACGGAAACGTCTAGTACGCAAGAGTTTCTCGCTACAGAACGACGCGTATTGAGCGAGGAGGCCAATCAAGAGACACCTCAGATTGTAACATCGTCAGAAATCACTGGTGGTTCACCAGTAACGTCGGGATCGATCCTCGAGAGCGATTCTGTCCCAGAGTATTCCAGGGATATCGCGGAGGACGCCCAGAATCCGGTGGACGAATCCTCGAGCGAGTTATCGGCGTCGGATTCGACGTTCATCGAAAAGACCGAGGTCGTGGTGTCGGATACGAACGTGACGATCTTCTCGGAAACGAAGCGAGACGTCGAGCGTGTCGACGAGAATTTGGACTCGTGGACCACGGTCGAGGAGGCTACGAAACCAGCTGGCGTCGAGGAGGAACGCAGCGATGACGTTAACGAGGCGACGAGAGACGATAACGAGGGGAAAGCGGACGATTCGTTAGTACCCCCCACGTCCCCCCGCGCACCCCTGGCCACCCCGGACGAGACAGAGACGAGCGATGTTTCTAACGCCTGCGAT AGCGAGAGCCGCGAGGAAACGGTGACCGCCAGTTCTACCTTGGTGACCTCCTCGAAGGTTGGGACGaaaacgaagaagaagaagatcgAGGGCGTCGCAGGTAACGATGCCACCTCGCCGAACCTTACGCCGCGTACAAAGAAAACCAAGAAGAGCAAGAAGAGCGATCTCGAGAAGGAGAACATCTCCGTG AATTGTAGCTTACGAGACGCAAGCATGCATACGGGTGCTCGGCGATCGCATTCAGAGATGATCGATTTCTCCGACGAGGACGATTTATCGAACGTCAATGTTAAGTCACTG TGTCGCAGCTTTGGCGACATCTCGAACATGAGCGACGGCGATCAGGCGGCTTTCGGGAAAACGAGCCACGCGGGGGAGGCCGAAGAG AAAGCGAGGTCGATGGGTGATCTGAGAGTATGCGAGCAGGGTTACTCAAAATTCACCAAAGACGCGTCCGTCTTCACCGGGGTGTCGGTCAAGGCCCTC AGGGCTTCCTACTGTAGTTTGGCAAGCTTAACGAGCGAGGGTAAGGACAAGGATCGTGCATGCGAGAAGCCGAAATTCGAG aaatcAAGCTTTAATAAATTCGATGCTCTCAGTAAGAAGACAGTTCTGCACGTACGTTCGGTCGATGCAGGAAAAGTGCAACAGCAGCTAAATGCC GTGGGTCAGGGCGGCGATGCGAATACGAATTGTCGCAGCTGCGGCAAGGTCGTCTTCCAAATGGAACAGACAAAGGCCGAGGGTCTGGTATGGCACAAGAATTGCTTCCGGTGCGTGCAATGCGGCAAGCAGCTCAACGTGGACAATTACGAGAGCCACGAGAGCACGCTCTACTGTAAACCCCACTTCAAGGAGCTCTTCCAACCGAAACCGGTCGAGGAGTCCGAACAACCCG TGCGACCTCGAAAGCCGGAGCTGATCATACGGGAGAACGAGCCGAAAGAGTTGCCACCCGATGTGGTCAGAG CTTCCGACAAACCCGACCTAGGACTCGAGGAGCTCTCAAGCTTAAACGTCAAGTCGCGCTTCCAAGTCTTCGAGAAAGCTAGCACAGAGAACGTCAATGAAATTGAGAGATCGCCGTCGCAGATCGCCGTCAAGAGATCGCCCAGCATCCTCAGTAAACTGGCCAA ATTCCAGGCGAAAGGCATGGATATTGGCGTGGCGGATGAATCTCTCAATGGCATACCCTACGAGCAGTCGAGCGAAAGTGAAGACGACGTGGAAACGGAGGAGACCGAAG ACGTGGAGACCGAGATTGTGAAGGCAAAACGCACCACGCGTGAACGACCGATCAGTTTCTCAAAGATGGACGACATCAAGAATCGCTGGGAATCCACCAGTCAACAGGGGAGGCGCGAGATTCAGCGCGAGGCTAGGAAGGAAGAAATTGCAGGAATCCGCTCGCGATTGTTCATG GGTAAACAGGGTAAGATGAAGGAAATGTATCAGCAGGCAGTAGCCGGAAACGACCGCGTCACGAAGATAAATGCGGCAGAGGAGATCCAGCACTCGTCTACCCACGCTCGTTCCATTAAAGAGAGATTCGAACGGGGCGAGCCAATCGCAGCTTCGGACGAGGAAATCGACAGTAAACCGAAACCGGAGAAAGCCGACGAGGAGGTGATCGCAGCAG GTATTAGCAGAAAGTCGCGATCGCTTTTTTTGGAATTGGACGCTTCTGCAGCGAAAACAGGACGTCCAGTAACGCCAGTGCAACCGAAAACACCAACCGAAATCCCACGACGTGCACGGGAT GCGTTCATGGGTCGTCAAGTCTCAGACGATGTGGTACGCAGCTCAGATGCGACCGAGGAGATTCACGTAGAAACGTCGGAAATTTCGAACAAGTTCAAATTCTTCGAGACCTACAAGGAACCGGAGAAACAGCGAAAGCAGTTTCGAATCACACCTCCTCGCGACGGTCAAGTCAAG ATGAATTCACCGGATCGCGAGATATACCGCGATCCCGACGTCGTCAGAGCCGACGACAGGGTGGACGAGGTAGTCCACACGGACACAGCGAGGAAGATGCTGTCTATCTTCCGACAAATGGAGGAAAACGCGTGTAAGGAGGAACTGCCGGAGGGTCCAAAACCTCTGAAACGTTTCACACCACCTCCCGAGGACAAATTTGCCAAGGCGACAGCATCGGACtcggaggaagaagaggacgaAGAAAACGAGGAATCCGATGGCGACGAGAGCACCGAGGAGAAAGATCCCAACTACGTCCGTGCTTCAGACAAG GTGGAGGACGAGTTCTTGAAACAGGCGCAAAATGCGGCGCGCGCCAAAACGCTCCGTGCTAAGTTCGAGCATTGGGAGGAGACCGACGGCAAGGTCGGCAGTCACCATATCGCCGAAATCGAAATGGCCCAGGGCACGGGCGAACAGTCCAGCATAGAGTCTGCGAGCAGTCTGAGAGCTCGTTTCGAGTCTCTCGGCTCGCAGAACAACGAATCTCCACGCGCACCGAAGGTCAAAGTTAATCGATTTGTG